One window from the genome of Eucalyptus grandis isolate ANBG69807.140 chromosome 7, ASM1654582v1, whole genome shotgun sequence encodes:
- the LOC120295661 gene encoding probable serine/threonine-protein kinase PIX7: MKWLGAYCSLCSMSEGLLGQGGFGRVFKGWIEENGTAPASPGTGLIVAVKIFELSGQLAYERWLAEVSILGHLVHPNLVKLIGYCVEGNQRLLIYEYMQRGSLKDHLFETELPLTWRNKTKIALQAAEI; this comes from the exons ATGAAGTGGCTTGGTGCTTATTGTTCCCTATGTTCGATG TCCGAGGGTCTGCTTGGTCAAGGCGGTTTTGGCCGAGTCTTTAAGGGTTGGATTGAAGAAAATGGGACTGCTCCTGCCAGCCCTGGCACTGGGTTGATTGTTGCTGTTAAGATTTTCGAGCTAAGTGGGCAGCTGGCTTACGAACGATGGCTG GCTGAAGTGAGTATTCTTGGTCATCTAGTGCATCCAAATTTGGTAAAGTTAATTGGATATTGCGTGGAAGGGAACCAAAGGCTTCTTATATATGAGTATATGCAACGAGGGAGCTTGAAAGATCACCTCTTTGAAA CGGAATTGCCTCTCACTTGGCGTAACAAGACGAAAATAGCGCTGCAAGCTGCAGAGATT